Proteins encoded in a region of the Onthophagus taurus isolate NC chromosome 10, IU_Otau_3.0, whole genome shotgun sequence genome:
- the LOC111428307 gene encoding ATP-dependent RNA helicase DDX54: MEELPGFEDFKHSENVDSDDDNESTLKPTKTNKKSGGFQSMGISYNVLKGIIKRGYKIPTPIQRKTIPLALEGRDVVAMARTGSGKTASFLIPLFEKLKVRSAKSGARGLILSPTRELALQTLKFVKELGKFTDLKAAVILGGDSMEDQFAVIHGSPDIIVATPGRFLHVCIEMDLKLSNVECIIFDEADRLFEMGFGEQLNEIVNRLPDNRQTLLFSATLPRVLVDFAKAGLSDPVLIRLDVESKLPEQLQLHFITVRAEEKVAGLLVLLKNHIEAKQQTVVFAATKHHVEYLHLILDKVGISNTYIYSNLDPAARKIHAAKFSSGKSMVLIVTDVAARGIDIPQLDNVINFNFPAKAKLFVHRVGRCARAGRSGTAYSLISPDEYAHLLDLYLFLGKKVSFVTTHTPKGDIGHIPQSLLEEQQCFLLGLHETYIDLVSMREVSEKGYKQYLRSRPAASVDSNKRIKELPFGNCGIHTIFQTDDALSEIKKENILERMKNYRPSGTIFELCSKNKSEDYQVMKTKRALHKNQIALFHQKLSTNSAIETTFTSTLPSLNNKEIEETFKEVILPKKRKIDDLYKTKKPKKTKDDENFIPYQPRDKHTEDGLAVNSFAQEANQVQMDLTGDSHETMRMSKQVKKWDRKKKKMITVDTGSKQGKIKTESGVWIPATYKSNRYAQWKEKTKADEDLDDDSGDDDEKNKKGKGLVTKVNTHWARHNEKLKMKMKKSELKSTDQILKARMLAEKKKKKQKGKKKTKRKHK; this comes from the exons atggaAGAATTACCCGgttttgaagattttaaaCATTCAGAAAATGTTGATTCAGACGATGACAACGAAAGTACATTAAAACCGACGAAaaccaataaaaaaagtgGTGGTTTTCAATCAATGGGAATAAGTTATAAcgttttaaaaggaattataAAACGGGGTTATAAAATCCCAACTCCCATACAAAGAAAAACGATCCCTTTAGCTTTAGAGGGTCGCGATGTTGTCGCTATGGCACGTACGGGAAGTGGAAAAACAGCTTCATTTTTAATACCCCTTTTCGAAAAGTTAAAGGTACGATCTGCGAAAAGTGGGGCTCGAGGATTAATACTTTCACCAACAAGAGAATTAGCTTTACAG ACGTTAAAGTTTGTTAAAGAGCTGGGGAAATTTACCGATTTAAAAGCTGCTGTTATTTTGGGTGGTGACTCAATGGAAGATCAATTCGCAGTAATTCATGGAAGTCCAGATATAATTGTGGCCACCCCAGGTCGTTTTTTACATGTTTGCATTGAAATGGATCTTAAATTATCAAATGTTGAGTGTATTATTTTTGACGAAGCTGATCGATTGTTTGAGATGGGTTTCGGGGAACAGTTGAATGAAATTGTTAATCGATTACCTGATAATAGGCAGACTTTATTGTTTTCTGCTACCTTACCGAGAGTATTAGTTGATTTTGCTAAAGCTGGATTAAGCGATCCTGTTTTAATCCG tttggACGTTGAATCTAAATTACCTGAACAATTACAATTGCATTTTATTACTGTGCGAGCTGAAGAAAAAGTTGCTGGTTtacttgttttattaaaaaatcatattgaaGCTAAACAACAAACTGTAGTTTTTGCAGCTACCAAACATCATGTGGAATATTTACATTTg ATTTTAGATAAAGTTGGAATAAGCAACACTTATATATATTCAAATTTAGATCCTGCAGCTCGTAAAATACACGCTGCTAAATTTAGTTCGGGAAAATCAATGGTTTTGATTGTAACAGATGTAGCTGCACGAGGAATTGATATTCCACAATTagataatgttattaattttaattttccagCAAAAGCTAAATTATTCGTCCACAGAgttg gccGTTGCGCTCGAGCAGGCCGTTCTGGTACGGCTTATTCATTAATATCTCCAGATGAATACGCCCATTTACTCGActtatacttatttttggGTAAAAAAGTCTCTTTTGTAACCACTCATACACCAAAAGGCGATATCGGTCACATTCCTCAATCGTTATTAGAAGAACAACAATGCTTCTTATTGGGTTTACACGAAACTTACATTGATTTAGTGTCAATGCGGGAAGTTTCCGAAAAGGGTTATAAACAGTACTTAAGATCGAGACCTGCTGCTTCCGTTGATAGTAATAAAAGGATTAAAGAATTACCGTTTGGAAATTGCGGAATTCATACTATTTTTCAAACTGATGATGCTCTtagtgaaattaaaaaagaaaatattttagaaagaatgaaaaattatcgtCCAAGTGGG acaatatttgaattatgTAGTAAAAACAAATCAGAAGATTATCAAGTTATGAAAACGAAACGAGCATTACACAAAAACCAAATAGCCTTATTCCACCAAAAGCTTTCAACAAACAGCGCAATAGAAACAACATTTACATCAACATTACCATCattaaacaataaagaaaTCGAAGAGACTTTCAAAGAAGTAATTTTACCCAAAAAACGTAAAATCGAtgatttatataaaacaaaaaaacctaaaaaaaccaaagatgatgaaaattttattccatatCAACCTCGAGATAAACACACAGAAGACGGTTTAGCGGTGAATTCGTTTGCTCAAGAAGCTAATCAAGTCCAAATGGATTTAACAGGTGATTCACATGAAACCATGAGAATGTCAAAACAGGTTAAAAAATGGGAtcgaaagaaaaagaaaatgattacGGTTGATACAGGAAGTAAACAAGGGAAAATTAAAACCGAATCGGGCGTTTGGATTCCTGCAACATATAAAAGTAATCGTTATGCTCAGTGGAAAGAAAAAACCAAAGCTGATGAGGACTTAGATGATGATAgtggtgatgatgatgaaaagAATAAGAAAGGAAAAGGTTTAGTAACGAAAGTAAATACTCATTGGGCGAGACATAacgagaaattaaaaatgaaaatgaaaaaatccGAGTTGAAGAGTACCGATCAGATTTTGAAAGCGCGAATGTTGGCggagaaaaagaagaagaaacagaaaggaaaaaagaaaactaaaagaaaacataaataa
- the LOC111428573 gene encoding putative methyltransferase NSUN7 isoform X2, producing MDQQIPEEKIVLHEWNILPNKNEKVFCAPDAERLAKKVIKTGPGPITWTVSDIAKASCLLQTPPLKITFQDEQEMRRVYTLIYDVFRYKSVLHQTLMDTAFFFIFPELMNDQARVYLLLYDMYHRSFKKREVQNQAVANKMFAECGLSKVEEYLWKQRVKLAAAIARLRIEKSALRLNELLPGHLRDEKTTIFDTSPVTCWVNLKKLKNKKELNVELISNLGLTEIDNDLTPGPGHYKWDPHCPHFLVLHPTVRSKLAQSTLVKKHKLIVQSKSFCVGPATFGKIISDLQLTGSVVQTHVNSPRTVAYLATLLSQNGNIKKLMAFSAGNRKKEYETYFHDLGMKNIVIYSEKLIDVAPDANYLEEVIAVFATPPNSYSAVTDPIDLVCGRGGDLSVLEILTEAEETKQTKQRVTNILEEQKKTLRFAMSRPQIQFVLYETHSEIDAENNAMVDKAMKEVNKLALIHHASLQGKIKAQSVDAASIQDITLVDQTSLLNKNLLEAPSDVSLISRMSAEESDSEERLRNVVVPDCDVFTTADVPPLCPNIKEQCTNISREGCFLALMQRKTVTNMDNKYMIEMAESRGLFGKANPDKKTSKGAKTKKPVEAVSSPTNKPKKKVKQIETESKLLKEGLTVRGTVKINQKRESYVKYQDIPSTSGWVGTRINMRK from the exons ATGGACCAACAAATTCCTGAAGAAAAAATCGTATTGCACGAATGGAATATACTAcctaataaaaatgaaaaggtttTTTGCGCACCCGATGCTGAAAGATTAgcgaaaaaagttattaaaacaGGCCCTGGACCAATAACTTGGACGGTCAGTGATATCGCAAAAGCTTCCTGTTTATTACAAACACCACCGCTTAAAATAACATTCCAAGATGAACAAGAAATGCGTAGGGTTTACACATTAATCTACGACGTCTTTagat ataaatcaGTGTTACATCAAACTTTAATGGATACagcttttttctttatattccCCGAACTTATGAACGATCAAGCTAGAGTGTATTTATTACTTTACGATATGTACCatagaagttttaaaaaacgcGAAGTTCAAAATCAAGCTGTAGCGAACAAAATGTTTGCCGAATGTGGTTTATCAAAAGTCGAAGAGTATTTATGGAAACAAAGAGTGAAGTTGGCTGCGGCTATCGCGCGCTTACGCATCGAAAAAAGTGCTTTAAGATTAAACGAGTTATTACCCGGTCATCTTCGGGATGAAAAAACAACCATTTTTGATACATCTCCGGTTACTTGTTgggttaatttgaaaaaattaaa AAATAAGAAGGAATTAAATGTCGAACTTATTTCGAATCTGGGATTAACGGAAATCGATAACGATTTAACGCCGGGACCTGGCCATTACAAATGGGATCCTCATTGTCCtcattttttagttttacaccCTACAGTAAGGTCCAAGTTAGCTCAAAGCACTTTAgtgaaaaaacataaattaattgttcAG agTAAATCATTTTGTGTTGGTCCCGCAACATTTGGAAAAATAATTTCAGATCTTCAATTAaccggaagcgtagtacaaaCCCACGTAAACTCCCCAAGAACGGTAGCTTATTTGGCAACTCTTCTCTCCCAAAACgggaatatcaaaaaattgatggCTTTTAGCGCAGGTAACAG AAAGAAAGAGTACGAGACGTATTTTCACGACCTCGGGATGAAAAATATCGTCATTTATTCGGAAAAATTAATCGACGTGGCACCGGATGCTAATTATTTAGAGGAAGTTATCGCCGTTTTTGCTACGCCTCCAAATAGTTATTCTGCGGTTACCGATCCGATTGATCTTGTTTGCGGACGAGGAGGCGATTTATCGGTTTTAGAAATTCTTACGGAAGCTGAAGAAACTAAACAAACCAAACAAAGAGTTActaatattttagaagaacagaAAAAAACGTTACGATTCGCCATGTCACGACCACAA ATCCAATTCGTTTTGTATGAAACTCACTCTGAAATCGATGCTGAAAATAACGCGATGGTTGATAAAGCTATGAAAGAAGTAAACAAATTAGCTTTAATACACCACGCTTCTTTGCaaggaaaaataaaagctCAATCAGTTGATGCTGCCAGCATACAAGATATAACTCTTGTTGATCAAAcctctttattaaataaaaatttattggaagCCCCTTCCGATGTCTCTTTAATATCGAGAATGTCAGCTGAAGAAAGTGATAGTGAAGAAAGATTGAGAAACGTCGTTGTTCCCGATTGTGATGTTTTTACAACTGCTGATGTCCCACCTCTTTGCCCTAATATTAAAGAGCAATGTACTAACATCTCAAGGGAAGGATGCTTTTTAGCTTTAATGCAACGAAAAACCGTAACAAATATggataataaatatatgatAGAAATGGCTGAATCTCGGGGATTATTTGGAAAAGCTAATCCTGATAAAAAAACTTCTAAAGGAGCTAAAACGAAAAAACCTGTTGAAGCTGTTAGTTCACCCACAAATAAACCTAAAAAGAAAGTTAAACAGATTGAG ACTGAATCTAAACTATTAAAAGAAGGTTTAACTGTGAGAGGGActgttaaaattaatcaaaaaagagAGAGTTATGTGAAATATCAAGATATTCCCAGCACCAGTGGATGGGTTGGTACAAGAATCAACATGaggaaatga
- the LOC111428573 gene encoding uncharacterized protein isoform X1 yields MDQQIPEEKIVLHEWNILPNKNEKVFCAPDAERLAKKVIKTGPGPITWTVSDIAKASCLLQTPPLKITFQDEQEMRRVYTLIYDVFRYKSVLHQTLMDTAFFFIFPELMNDQARVYLLLYDMYHRSFKKREVQNQAVANKMFAECGLSKVEEYLWKQRVKLAAAIARLRIEKSALRLNELLPGHLRDEKTTIFDTSPVTCWVNLKKLKNKKELNVELISNLGLTEIDNDLTPGPGHYKWDPHCPHFLVLHPTVRSKLAQSTLVKKHKLIVQSKSFCVGPATFGKIISDLQLTGSVVQTHVNSPRTVAYLATLLSQNGNIKKLMAFSAGNRKKEYETYFHDLGMKNIVIYSEKLIDVAPDANYLEEVIAVFATPPNSYSAVTDPIDLVCGRGGDLSVLEILTEAEETKQTKQRVTNILEEQKKTLRFAMSRPQIQFVLYETHSEIDAENNAMVDKAMKEVNKLALIHHASLQGKIKAQSVDAASIQDITLVDQTSLLNKNLLEAPSDVSLISRMSAEESDSEERLRNVVVPDCDVFTTADVPPLCPNIKEQCTNISREGCFLALMQRKTVTNMDNKYMIEMAESRGLFGKANPDKKTSKGAKTKKPVEAVSSPTNKPKKKVKQIEIERIAAPTLASIQHSKACTFSTCQHCMRHSKDLWECNYPTKRPSTTSTPAKQWWSETTRHLTNLRTSLVKQKVLPPKQIPQKQQSATSTTSKAIANTFIHTTQRIDEIVAKTSKSSCAIPLYPKLRLTRKPNRKDKVPCPMTVTFVKFNGTGHRALKLNC; encoded by the exons ATGGACCAACAAATTCCTGAAGAAAAAATCGTATTGCACGAATGGAATATACTAcctaataaaaatgaaaaggtttTTTGCGCACCCGATGCTGAAAGATTAgcgaaaaaagttattaaaacaGGCCCTGGACCAATAACTTGGACGGTCAGTGATATCGCAAAAGCTTCCTGTTTATTACAAACACCACCGCTTAAAATAACATTCCAAGATGAACAAGAAATGCGTAGGGTTTACACATTAATCTACGACGTCTTTagat ataaatcaGTGTTACATCAAACTTTAATGGATACagcttttttctttatattccCCGAACTTATGAACGATCAAGCTAGAGTGTATTTATTACTTTACGATATGTACCatagaagttttaaaaaacgcGAAGTTCAAAATCAAGCTGTAGCGAACAAAATGTTTGCCGAATGTGGTTTATCAAAAGTCGAAGAGTATTTATGGAAACAAAGAGTGAAGTTGGCTGCGGCTATCGCGCGCTTACGCATCGAAAAAAGTGCTTTAAGATTAAACGAGTTATTACCCGGTCATCTTCGGGATGAAAAAACAACCATTTTTGATACATCTCCGGTTACTTGTTgggttaatttgaaaaaattaaa AAATAAGAAGGAATTAAATGTCGAACTTATTTCGAATCTGGGATTAACGGAAATCGATAACGATTTAACGCCGGGACCTGGCCATTACAAATGGGATCCTCATTGTCCtcattttttagttttacaccCTACAGTAAGGTCCAAGTTAGCTCAAAGCACTTTAgtgaaaaaacataaattaattgttcAG agTAAATCATTTTGTGTTGGTCCCGCAACATTTGGAAAAATAATTTCAGATCTTCAATTAaccggaagcgtagtacaaaCCCACGTAAACTCCCCAAGAACGGTAGCTTATTTGGCAACTCTTCTCTCCCAAAACgggaatatcaaaaaattgatggCTTTTAGCGCAGGTAACAG AAAGAAAGAGTACGAGACGTATTTTCACGACCTCGGGATGAAAAATATCGTCATTTATTCGGAAAAATTAATCGACGTGGCACCGGATGCTAATTATTTAGAGGAAGTTATCGCCGTTTTTGCTACGCCTCCAAATAGTTATTCTGCGGTTACCGATCCGATTGATCTTGTTTGCGGACGAGGAGGCGATTTATCGGTTTTAGAAATTCTTACGGAAGCTGAAGAAACTAAACAAACCAAACAAAGAGTTActaatattttagaagaacagaAAAAAACGTTACGATTCGCCATGTCACGACCACAA ATCCAATTCGTTTTGTATGAAACTCACTCTGAAATCGATGCTGAAAATAACGCGATGGTTGATAAAGCTATGAAAGAAGTAAACAAATTAGCTTTAATACACCACGCTTCTTTGCaaggaaaaataaaagctCAATCAGTTGATGCTGCCAGCATACAAGATATAACTCTTGTTGATCAAAcctctttattaaataaaaatttattggaagCCCCTTCCGATGTCTCTTTAATATCGAGAATGTCAGCTGAAGAAAGTGATAGTGAAGAAAGATTGAGAAACGTCGTTGTTCCCGATTGTGATGTTTTTACAACTGCTGATGTCCCACCTCTTTGCCCTAATATTAAAGAGCAATGTACTAACATCTCAAGGGAAGGATGCTTTTTAGCTTTAATGCAACGAAAAACCGTAACAAATATggataataaatatatgatAGAAATGGCTGAATCTCGGGGATTATTTGGAAAAGCTAATCCTGATAAAAAAACTTCTAAAGGAGCTAAAACGAAAAAACCTGTTGAAGCTGTTAGTTCACCCACAAATAAACCTAAAAAGAAAGTTAAACAGATTGAG aTCGAACGTATTGCTGCACCTACATTAGCATCGATTCAACACTCAAAAGCATGTACGTTTTCAACTTGTCAACATTGTATGAGACATTCAAAAGATTTGTGGGAATGTAATTATCCGACGAAGAGACCGTCGACGACATCAACACCCGCGAAGCAATGGTGGTCGGAAACGACTCGCCACTTAACCAATTTACGCACAAGTTTAGTAAAACAGAAAGTTTTGCCACCGAAACAAATACCCCAGAAGCAACAATCAGCGACGAGCACAACTAGCAAAGCGATCGCAAACACTTTTATTCATACAACCCAAAGGATCGATGAAATCGTTGCTAAAACTTCAAAGAGTTCTTGTGCGATTCCGTTGTATCCAAAATTAAGATTAACTCGAAAACCGAACAGAAAGGATAAGGTTCCGTGTCCGATGACGGTtacttttgttaaatttaacgGAACCGGACATAGAGCTCTTAAACTGAattgttaa
- the LOC111428576 gene encoding 14-3-3-like protein 2, with protein MTELNQLTKDQLVERAKLAEEAERFDDMAATMKIVTEMGGELSNFERNLLSVGYKNVISCRRSAWRVISSIEQKTKTGSDVKQKMVKEYREEIEKELNDICRDLINLLDKYLIPNATLAEAKVFYLKMKADYFRYLAEVATEDRKGNVTEDAQKVYHEAFEIATSKLTPTHPIRLGLALNFSVFFYEILSLSDKACQMAKQAFEDAIAELDTLNEDSYRDSTLIMQLLRDNLTLWTSDTQTSQDEQDGGDN; from the coding sequence ATGACtgaattaaatcaattaactAAAGATCAATTGGTAGAACGTGCAAAACTTGCGGAAGAAGCGGAAAGGTTCGATGATATGGCTGCGactatgaaaattgtaactgaAATGGGGGGAGAATTGAGTAACtttgaaagaaatttgttATCGGTCGGCTACAAGAACGTAATTAGTTGTCGAAGATCGGCATGGAGAGTGATTTCATCGATTgaacaaaaaactaaaaccgGGTCGGATGTAAAGCAAAAAATGGTGAAGGAGTATcgagaagaaattgaaaaagaattaaacgaTATCTGTCGggatttgattaatttattggataaatatttaattccaAATGCAACGTTGGCTGAAGCtaaagtattttatttaaaaatgaaagcgGATTATTTTCGGTATTTAGCTGAAGTTGCAACAGAAGATCGTAAAGGAAATGTTACGGAAGATGCGCAAAAAGTGTATCACGAAGCTTTCGAAATTGCAACAAGCAAATTGACACCAACACATCCAATTCGATTAGGATTGGCGTTAAATTTTTCGGTATTTTTCTACGAAATTTTAAGTTTGTCAGATAAAGCATGTCAAATGGCCAAACAAGCATTTGAAGATGCTATAGCCGAATTAGATACTTTAAATGAAGATTCATATAGGGATAGTACTCTTATTATGCAACTTTTAAGAGATAATTTAACTTTATGGACAAGCGATACACAAACCTCACAAGACGAACAAGACGGCggagataattaa
- the LOC111428308 gene encoding general transcription factor IIF subunit 1 → MSGSSNSSVQEFSIRVPKHVPKKHHVMRFNANLGIDFSKWTQVKMERENNMREFKGIEEDQPKFGAGSEFGREAKEEARRKKLGIITRKYKPEDQPWILKLFSGGVKKFKGIREGGVSENASYYVFTHAADGAIEAFPLYEWYKFQPIQRYKALSAEEAELEFSKRNKHLNYFSLMLRKRLKGDEEGLDEEEKTAKTKKGKSKDLKISEIDEWMDSSEDESSEGEKGEDEEDKNEKKKQKKQKKGAPKKKKRDTDLEAVEDSDDGDDEGRELDYISDSSASEPEDTKLEGVAEEKALRKLLNSDEEDSDEEEKSEKEEGKEDEEDKEKDGEKKEQGEEKDKTKKNKKKNKKDLLKKEKKDASSDEFSSDSSTDEDIKKQKAEKKAKKAEVEKDKVKEKDLLDNDNSLSDSLMSDNKRGLAGSSNMPPSKKAKLENPIPNYIPGANESGITEEAVRKYLMRKPMTTTELLQKFKSKKTGLSSEQLVTIMTQILKKINPVKQTLKGKMYLSIK, encoded by the exons atGTCTGGATCTTCG AACAGTAGTGTTCAAGAATTTAGCATAAGAGTTCCAAAACATGTTCCAAAAAAACACCATGTTATGCGTTTTAACGCAAATTTAGGAATAGATTTCTCAAAATGGACTCAAGTAAAAATGGAAAGGGAAAATAATATGAGAGAATTTAAAGGAATTGAAGAGGACCAACCCAA ATTTGGTGCTGGTTCAGAATTTGGCAGAGAAGCTAAAGAGGAAGCCCGCCGTAAAAAGTTGGGCATAATCACAAGAAAATATAAGCCTGAAGATCAACCTTGGATTCTCAAATTGTTTTCTGGTggtgtaaaaaaatttaaaggaaTCCGTGAGGGCGGAGTATCAGAAAATGCTTCGTATTACGTTTTTACACACGCAGCTGATGGTGCAATCGAAGCCTTTCCTTTATACGAATGGTACAAATTTCAACCAATCCAAAGATACAAAGCACTTTCAGCGGAAGAGGCTGAATTAGAATTCAGTAAACGTaacaaacatttaaattatttttcattgatgTTAAGAAAGAGATTGAAAGGTGACGAAGAGGGGTTagacgaagaagaaaaaacagcaaaaacaaaaaagggaAAATCAAAAGATTTAAAGATATCAGAAATTGATGAATGGATGGATTCTTCCGAAGATGAGTCATCCGAAGGTGAAAAAGGTGAAGACGAAGaggataaaaatgaaaaaaagaagcaaaagaaacagaaaaaggGTGCcccgaaaaagaaaaaaagggaTACAGATTTAGAAGCTGTAGAAGACTCTGACGATGGTGATGATGAAGGGAGAGAACTGGATTATATTTCTGATAGCTCAGCAAGTGAACCTGAAGACACAAAATTGGAAGGTGTAGCTGAAGAAAAAGccttaagaaaattattgaacTCTGATGAAGAAGATTCtgatgaagaagaaaaatcaGAAAAGGAAGAGGGGAAAGAGGATGAAGAAGACAAAGAAAAAGATGGCGAAAAGAAGGAACAAGGTGAAGAAAAggataaaactaaaaagaataagaagaagaataaaaaagatttacttaagaaagagaaaaaagatGCTAGTTCTGATGAGTTTAGTTCTGATAGTTCTACCGATGAGGATATTAAGAAACAAAAGGCTGAGAAAAAAGCTAAAAAGGCTGAAGTTGAAAAGGAcaaagttaaagaaaaagatttattggacaa tgATAACTCACTTTCTGATTCGTTAATGTCCGATAATAAGAGGGGTTTAGCTGGTTCTTCAAATATGCCACCATCAAAAAAAGCTAAATTGGAGAATCCCATACCTAATTATATTCCAGGGGCAAA tGAATCTGGAATTACTGAGGAAGCTGtacggaaatatttaatgagGAAACCCATGACAACCACTGAACTCCTTCAAAAGTTTAAATCGAAGAAAACGGGACTTTCAAGCGAGCAATTAGTAACTATAATGACTcagattttaaagaaaataaacccCGTTAAACAAACGTTAAAAGGAAAAATGTATCTTTCTATAAAATAG
- the LOC111428371 gene encoding mitochondrial-processing peptidase subunit alpha, producing MVFRVFRGLRRINHCSSQKWQPHTFALRHYSEKDTDKPVKEGPITDLPPMNEEVKNLPKAVYASYTEDNQQTRITKLSNGLTVASENRFGEFCTVGVVVDSGSRYEVAYPSGIAHFLEKLAFNSTAAYPDKDKMLNKLERHGGICDSQASRDTLIYAASVYTRGLDDVMQLLSEVTLRPRITEEELEMARQAINFELETLNMRPEQETLLMDMIHMAAYKDNTLGLPKLCPNENIHQIDRNVLFTYLSQHFTPSRMVVAGVGVDHENLVEITQKYFVNEKPIWEEDKSLFLAPRNISVDESVAQYTGGILQEECDIPQFASAGLPVLCHIMIGLEGCSHQDKDFIAMCVLNMMMGGGGSFSAGGPGKGMYTRLYTNVLNRFHWMYSATAYNHAYTDTGLFCIHASAPPTHLRDMVEVIVKELIGMSGNVSDPELRRAKTQLQSMLLMNLESRPVVFEDIGRQVLATGNRKRPQHFIDEIEKITKEDIIAVARRLLTSQPSVAARGDLRKMPSLEHIQQYILESEAKLSKGRKLSIFR from the exons ATGGTGTTTAGGGTGTTCAGAGGGTTAAGACGCATCAATCATTGCAGTAGTCA AAAATGGCAACCGCATACTTTCGCATTGAGGCACTACTCCGAGAAAGATACGGACAAACCAGTAAAAGAAGGCCCCATCACCGATTTGCCACCGATGAACGAAGAGGTTAAAAACCTTCCAAAAGCCGTTTACGCTTCTTATACGGAGGATAATCAACAAACTCGCATTACTAAACTTTCAAATGGATTAACTGTTGCCTCTGAAAATAGATTTGGTGAATTTTGTACTGTCGGag ttgTTGTGGACTCAGGTTCGCGATATGAAGTAGCTTATCCAAGCGGAATAGCTCATTTCCTTGAAAAATTAGCGTTTAAT tcaACAGCTGCATACCCAGATAAAGACAAAATGTTAAACAAATTAGAACGTCACGGTGGTATTTGTGACAGCCAAGCATCTAGAGATACATTAATATACGCGGCATCAGTTTACACACGAGGTCTCGATGATGTAATGCAATTATTAAGCGAGGTAACGTTACGGCCGCGCATAACTGAAGAAGAATTGGAAATGGCTCGCCAAGCGATCAATTTCGAATTGGAAACTTTGAATATGCGCCCTGAACAAGAAACGCTTTTAATGGACATGATCCATATGGCCGCTTATAAAGATAACACCTTGGGATTGCCGAAATTATGTCCTAATGAAAATATTCATCAAATCGATCGTAACGTTCTCTTTACGTATTTAAGTCAACACTTTACACCTTCGCGAATGGTCGTTGCTGGGGTTGGTGTTGATCATGAGAATTTGGTTGAGATTACGCAAAAATATTTCGTTAACGAAAAACCAATTTGGGAGGAGGATAAAAGCTTGTTTTTAGCCCCAAGAAATATATCGGTTGATGAAAGTGTAGCTCAATATACAGGTGGAATCTTACAAGAAGAATGTGATATTCCACAATTTGCTTCTGCTGGTCTTCCGGTTTTATGTCACATTATGATCGGTTTAGAAGGTTGTTCACATCAAGATAAAGATTTTATAGCAATGTGCGTTTTGAATATGATGATGGGCGGTGGTGGTTCATTTAGCGCTGGTGGACCCGGAAAAGGAATGTATACAAGATTGTATACAAACGTTTTGAATCGATTTCATTGGATGTATAGCGCGACTGCTTATAATCATGCTTATACAGATACCGGATTATTTTGTATACACGCAAGTGCGCCGCCAACTCATTTAAGAGACATGGTCGAGGTTATTGTTAAAGAATTAATTGGTATGAGTGGAAATGTATCCGATCCTGAATTAAGAAGAGCAAAAACTCAATTACAATCGATGTTATTAATGAATCTTGAATCCAGGCCtgttgtttttgaagatattGGACGCCAGGTTTTAGCTACTGGAAATAGGAAAAGACCCCAACACTTTATTGATGAAATAG aaaaaattactaaagaaGATATAATAGCAGTTGCTAGAAGACTGCTCACTTCGCAACCATCGGTGGCAGCACGTGgtgatttaagaaaaatgccTTCCTTGGAACACATCCAACAGTACATACTTGAATCTGAAGCGAAATTATCAAAAGGACGGAAACTATCGATTTTTAGATAA